TATGCACTCCCATGACGTGACGTGCGATGTTCTCGTCACGATTGCGGTCGTGGTCATCACGGACAATGAAAATCATATCGAAACGAGACAGAATCGTTGTCTGGAAATCAATGTTCTCTCCAGGAGTTTTCAGATCATCGTACCGGCCAAAAATAGGGTTCGCGGCAGCCAAGACAGATGTTCTGGAGTTGAGGATGGTGGTAATACCGGCTTTGGCAATCGAAATAGTCTGCTGTTCCATAGCTTCGTGGATGGCGACTCGGTCTTCATCTCTCATCTTGTCGAATTCATCAATACACACAACACCACCATCAGCAAGGACCATTGCACCACCTTCGAGATAGAACTCTCGTGTCGCTTGGTCTCGCTGTACCGACGCTGTCAGACCAGCTGCAGATGAACCTTTACCGGAAGTATAAATGGCGATCGGTGACACCTTCTCTGTGAATTTAAGCAGCTGAGACTTGGCTGTACCAGGGTCACCAAGAAGCATCACATTGATATCTCCACGTAGTTTCATGCCGTCGGGAAGAATCTTCTTCGAACCACCCATGAGCAGGCAGACAATAGCTTTTTTGATATCAAAGTTGCCATAAATAGAAGGAGCAATGCTCCTGGCGAGGGCATCGTACAGATCGGGCCGACGGCTGAGCTCCAGGAattcctgctcttcttcttccgaaAAAATGGCACTACCCTTGACGGTTTGGTCCAGGTCAGTGCTAATGCCGACCGCCCGCATATAAGGGTTACGAATGGCAGGAGCGCCATCCTTCTTGGCGCCTTTAGATTGatagatggagaagatacCCATGACTGTGCAGCGGGAACCAGGTACAACGCGATTTGCCAGATAGCGGTCTGCTGAAACAAGAACATGTCTGGGTAGCTCACCCACTGGGACCTGATCGGGTGCTTCCTGGAGCTTGAGAACTTGCTGATCGACGAATTGACATTTCTCGTGAGAAACCACGTAAGGATCTAGAGGGCACTGTTCACCAGGGGCGTCACCGGGTTGCTGCTGGCGGCCGCACCTCCGGGGTAACGATAGACCTGAGAATCCACCCTCGACTCGAATGTTTTCGCTATGATCGCAGTTCTTGCAGCGGATGTGAACAACTGTTGCTTTCGATGAGATCGTTGAAGCACCGATCACAATACCAGGAATGCGGACAAGGTGGGAGATATTTGTCGCATTAAGATCACGAATGGAGATATGTGCTGCAGACGAGTGAAGTAGAAGCTGATGGGATGGGAGCACTACGTCTCTTTGAGAGGGGTAAACGATTCTCTGGGTGCATTGCTGGAGAGCATTCTCGAACTATATACAGGAGTGATGGTCAGAATCAGTCTGATCGACGTACAATAGTCGGATTACTCACAAGGGGAATGATGTCTGCGGGTTCAGTGGTGAGCTTGTACGCCAGCTCTTCATTATAAGAAACCAAGTGGGCAATATCAATGTCACAGTAATACTGCTTCACGAGCACATTTTGCCGAAGCTGGTCTCTGTAAATCAAGTCAGTTTCGCGACAGACTTGCCGGTTGTCATGGCGGCATACCGATAAATAAATGCATTATCCAACTGGAATTCCAAAACGAAATCTCGTAGCCTCTGTTGAATTTGTGTACGGGACTCTTCTGCACCATCTGTGCTAGGAGCAAGAACGCTCAGAGTGTAAGGTGTACGCCTGTCCATGATTGAGACAGCAATTGGAGAGGGGTGGGTTGAGAGCGAGCGAGGGGGCAATGTGTGGATTGTTGACTATCACCACCGAAGGAGGTGCAAATAACTTTTGTAGGGACACGAATGGCGCGCGTCGCGTCTGTCGCACGCGTTAAGTGGTTTTGGCCTTAGGCATCTAATAGTTGGCGCTTCGTTCCCCAGAAGGGCGGAAAAAAGGTAGCTCCGTCTCCTCCAAACTGGGACTAGACCCCCTCTTGGGGGCCTGGGGCCTTACCCGATTGGGCCGGCTGTCATGCTGAGGTCCCGAAAGCACGCTCCCCAAGGTTGGATTACTTGTGCTTGCGCAGTTGGTGACGTTGCATGTTAAGCGACTCCTGTTTGAAGTCTCGCTTGGTTACCAAAGCTGTGGCAGCGGGAACTCATTGGAGGAACTCTTGCTCTCGGTCCCACCTGGACTATTCTACAGTTGTCCTCTTGTCATGTTGAGATAACGACGTCTAGCATAGCACGGTGGCCGTCGGAGTCGCCAACTTGGCATCACGAGATGTCCTCTGCGAGCCCACGGAAGTCGATCGACAGCCTAGCTTCAGGTGCATCCACACCTTCGTTGTCTCAGTATTCCTTCAATCAGCTGGAATCCCCCCGCGTTCCGCCCCAGAGATACCCCCTGAGACGAGGGTCAACTGCAAGCTCAATCGCGAGCATTGGAGGGATTCTCGACTCCTCGAATCGGCATGGGTCAATAGCAGAGTCAGGGCAGAATGGTACGTTATGACCTGTTACGTCAATTGCTGGTACGCTAATTCACCCAGCCATATCTACCCTCCTTCAACCTCCGATTGTCCGCACCGGTCTTGTACCCCATACTGCTGTTCCGTCTAGTGGATATAAGCCGCCGAGCTCCCGCGACATCCCTCCAGTTACCCTGACAAATATACCGCGTGTAGACGCCAAGGTCTTTGACCCGTACCTATCGCAGGTCGGGTCCTTGTACGATGTGTTCCAACAGGCGAAAGAAAGTGCTGGTGACCAGGAATCGCAGCTGGCACGGGACGGAGGAAAGGCCTCGCCTAAGCCAGATGATAGTGAATTCTTGTCGTCACAATGGTCTACGGAGCGGCGGCCCTCCACCTTATCGCTCAATTCCCGTGCGAGCTCGCCTTTCGATAATCGTGGGCGGAGACGGTCGTCGGCTCGAGGTCGAGGACATGGAGTGACGCCTCTTTCTACCATCCCTCAGATATATTTTGATGACGACTTTCATCTCGAGAACCCGCGGATATTCGATGTGGTATCGGAGAAGTCTGAAGTTGTTACCCCGCCGAAGACACCAGGCAAGGACGGTAGATTTGAAAACGGAGCCGTTGTCGGTCCGGCACCAACGGGGAGAAAGGCACTTGCTACAAATGCGATATTGCAAGAAAAGCTTTCCTGGTATATGGATACTGTGGAAATCCATCTTATTTCATCAATCTCAACGGCATCCAAATCATTCTTCACTGCCCTCGGCTCGCTCCGTGAGCTGCATTCGGAAGCTGCTGATTCTGTGAAGCGGATTCAAGTGTTGCGGAAAGATCTCCAGAAGATTGACCGTGAAATGGCCTTAGGTGGCTTGAAAATCGTTAATCTACGGCGCCGGAGGGAAAATGTCAGGTTGCTGGCAGACGCTGTATCTCAGCTGCAAGAAGTAGTCCAGTCAGTTTCTCGGTGTGAAGAGCTGGTTGAAAATGGGGATAttgaagaagctgcagaTAGCCTTGAAGAGGTGGAGAGATTGATGGCTGGAGAAACTGTTTTCGGTAGCCCAGCAGGCGTAGATTCACACGAGCATCCGAGAAAAGCCATTGATTTGAGGAGACTTAAAGCTCTTGAAGGTGCATCTGATGACTTAGCTCAGTTAAGAACTCGAATCGGCATGGGATATGAGTCTCGCTTCTTGAACGATCTTCTTGGAGACCTGAGACAACATGTGGAAAATGTACCCTTGGAGGTGACGCTGCAGCGTTGGGGCTCTTCATTTCAACGACAACGTGGAGTGCAACGCTCAGGCGTTACTGTTTCCCCAGCGTATATGACCTTCGACGACCAGCTGAGATCGAGACTGCACACGCAACTGACTGGCCTTGCGCGGGCACACCATACAACCGCAGCAGCAACTTCCTTCAAGACGGCGGTGTTACGAGAAATGAAGAGTTTAATCCGCAAGCACATGCCTAGCTCgagcgatgatgataatgaatcAATGGTGTCCGTGTCCACTCATCGATCCTCCCAGCTCAGTCAGCAGGAGAAGTCATCGATTCTTGCTCGGAACTTGCGTGCTCTAGACGCGGAAGATGCCTACGCTATGCTCGCCCGCGTATATACCGGTATCAGTGAATCCTTACGGAGGCTTAGTGTCCAGGTCAAGgtccttcttgatcttgctAGTGGATTAGGGAGCAACTCTGTTCTGAAATCTCCAAGAAGTCCCCACTCACCTAACCTGGACAGCGCAGCCGGGTTTGGGGCAAGCTCGCAAACAGCGGCAACGATAATGGCCCAGGACGAAATCTTACAAGTTTTAGACATGTCTAGTCTGCTCGGCCAGGCGGTTGATATTGCCCAATCGCAGGTGAACAAAGTACTGAAAGTTCGGAGCGAGCAGACATCTCATTTGCCTAAGGAGGAATTCCTGAAATACTTCACTCTCAACCGACTCTTTGCGGATGAGTGCGAGGCAATTTCGGGTAGAAGTGGCACTGCTCTGAAAACTCTTGTGGGCAATCAGATCCGTGATTACATCGCCCGATTTGGCGATAAACAGCGACATAGTATTGTCGAAGTCATGGACGCGGATCGATGGGATGCAAGGGACTTCGGGGAGACAGAAAATACGATTCTGAGCCGTATTCTCGATGCCAGTACTAAAGATATCGAAGCCTGGGTGGATGCCTCGAAGATTTGGTTGTCTCAAGATAAGCCTGAAGGTAATACATTGGAAAATACGACCAACGGATCTGGAAAAGACAAGGTGCGATCTGCGGTAGTTGATGAGCAGAAATACATCCTGTCAGAATCCGCGGTGGCCATGATGAGGAGCATCGAAGAATTCCAGTTCCTTATGGCAAACATTCCCAGCATGATCCAGGATATTGCACCGGGCCTTTTGGAGTCGCTGAAGTTATTCAATTCACGTTCCTCTCAACTGATCCTTGGTGCCGGAGCCACACGTAGTGCCGGTCTGAAAAACATCACTACGAAGCATCTCGCGCTGTCCTCGCAGGCTCTGAGTTTTATAATTGCGCTGGTGCCTTACATTCGGGAATTTGTCCGTCGCCATTCACCTTCGAGTCCGTTGATGGGCGAATTCGACAAGGTAAAGAGGCTGTATCAGGAACACCAATCTGGTATTCACGAGAAATTGGTCGACATCATGAGCGGGCGGTCTTCTGTGCACGTAAATGCCATGAAGAAGATTGACTGGGACGCTTCGGGTTCTAGTACGGTTAATCCGTACATGGAGACCCTCGCAAAGGAGACCGGCACACTGCATCGCGTGCTCAGCAAGCATCTACCGGACATGACCGTGTCAATGATTATGGATCCCGTCTTCAACAGCTATCGGGAACAGTGGACCAAAGCGTTCGACGAGGTGACCATCCACACAGAGAATGGAAAGCAAAGGTAAGAAAAAATCTTCTTCACAGCGTAACGGCAAGCATCTAACGTCGGGTAGGTTACAACGGGATGCGGAGTTCTTTCAATCGAAGCTCAGTAAAATAGACGGCTTTGGAGACCTAGGAGAACGCCTTCTGGAACTAGTGAAACAAAAGACCCCGACAGCTGAAGCCAAGGAGAAAGGCTCGAATGGAGCCAATCCAAGCAGCTCCTCCGATACAAGCAACGGCGAGAAGAGTCCTCAAGCATAAACTATGGCTATAGAGATGTGAAGTTCGGATGTCTCGGCCTTGACGAAACACATTGTATACATTCTTCTCGCTTGGATGTACCTGAGATACCATCATGTTAAGGCCAAAGAATTGTACAGCGATTTAGCGGTGTTTTACCCTTTCTAAATACTTGTTTATTTTCCCGGATAGCACAGCATCCGACTTATATCCTTTTAGACTTAATCAAGACACTTATATATACCAATCCCTTacaaaaacaaacaataACAAGAAAGCTAAGAAGATGGAACCAGTAAGTTAGATGTCTCATCTTCATATATCATTAAATAGCTAatgataaataatataatagccCCTGTACCGTAGCAGAAGCCTAGATAATATCATACAATGTCTTTAACCCTTAATCAAACTCCCAGAATTTGAGTAAAAAAGGAACATGAAAATTCATAACCTCATTCAAGCCTTATGAGCACCAAGACCCTTATTCTCTCCCAAAGACTTAGGCTCATGGCCACCCTTTCCGCTAGAGTGGCCAGCACTGCCGCCAAAGCTCACCGCATTACCGGAAAGCTCCTTAGCTGCCTCAGGGAGCTCGGCAGTTCTAGACACGCGGCCCATTTGGACGTTCTAGATACCGTCAATGTTAGCTGAGGTATTCACTTATATGGCAGACGAGAAGTCCATCGAACCGGGGATAAGATGGGAACGTACAGAGTTACCGGCACCGTGGACCTTTGTTTCGCCTTGTGGGATGGCGTTGTCGCTGTGAGGGACGCCGTCGTCGTATTCTGCACCGCGGGGCATTTTGGTTTGGATTATTTGTGATGTGAAGGTTAAGGGTGCTGTTTGATTGTTAGGTTTGCTGGGTTTTGAGATATAGATGGAGTATGAACGTACCTTTAGAAGATAGGTCAAAGGACAGGGTGAAGTATCTATTATGATAGATGCAATTGGTTAATTTGGAATTGTTGATTTGAATGTCTACTTCACAGCAGAATTTTAACCCTTATATATGTCTTTATTCATGTCTAGCCCTGTCTATGATAACATCGATATTTGCCAAGAATGGTGTTTGGTGACAGCATTGTGAAGTCATTGTGGGGACGGGTATGACTTCATCTACCTTGCGCGGTGTCGGCCGGTTTGGATGGATTTGGAAGGTAGGTGGTTTGTTCTAGGGATTTTTGTGGATTTATGGAAATTTAGGTGTTTACCTTGTATTGGTGATATTTGGGAGTTGGTTGTTTGGGTTGTGTTcaggtacatacatccttAGCTATACTACTAGTCCTTGTCGGTATTGGTGGGATTTGAACTTAGGGACAAACAGTGCAAACGGCGCAAACTGCTGGTGTTGATGGTGTTTTATGTGAGGGGAGTTTGGTATGTTTGTTCTAGGGGGAGTTGAGGGAGTTTGATCGTTAGATGATTTGTTGGTTTTTGTTGGGGCTTATCGTGGTATTGTgatatatctttctcttgttgtgTACTGTGTTGCCAGTGTTCTTTGCGAGTGTATGATCGGATTTGACTTCATGATTCAGTTGATTTCATtgatttattgattttatgTGATGAGTTTATTCTTCTTACCGTTCTAAAGCATACTTAAAGAGATTAAGCATCATGTCTACTATGCGAGCAGTAGTCGCGCATACGGCTGGATCTCCCGACGTCCTTAAGGTCATACAATATCCCATCCCCCAACCAAGTTCTGGACAAGTCCGGATCAAAGTCAAAGCATTCGGACTCAACCGCTCAGAGATGTTCACCCGTCAGGGTCACTCTGGCTCTGCGGTTCaatttccccgcattctCGGCATCGAAGCCGTGGGTATAGTCGACGCCGCCCCAGGACTGGAAGATAAATTTCCGCTCGGAGCCACCGTGGCCACAGCCATGGGCGGGATGGGCCGAGCCTTCGATGGGGGGTATGCAGAGTACACATGTGTACCGGCAAAGCAGGTACAGATACTGAAGACAAAGCTGCCCTGGGACGTGCTGGGGGCGCTACCAGAGATGCTGCAGACAGCCTGGGGTTCATTGATAAGGTCACTCACCTTGAGACCCAAAGATAGATTGTTGATTCGCGGTGGAACGTCCTCGGTGGGCCTGGCGGCAGCGGCCATTGCTAAGAAACATGGGGCGTTTGTGGCGTCAACGACCAGAAAAACGGAAAGAGAGGCGTTATTACGGGATTTTGGAGTGGACGAGGTGTGGATCGATAACGGGGCCATTTCTCAACAGATTGCCGAAACATCGGGTCAATATTTCGACAAGGTGCTGGAGCTTGTGGGTACGGCGACTTTGGCTGATTCTCTGCGTTGCGTGAAGAAGGGAGGTACTGTTTCTATGACAGGGATTCTGGGAAACGTGTGGCACCTGGAGAATATCAATCCAATGGAGTTGATCCCAAGTGAATCGAAACTGACGGCATATTCTGGAGGGGATGAGGATTTCATGCGAACACCTCTGAAAGAACTGCTCAAAAtggttgaggaggggaagCTCCAGGTCCGGGTGGGACGCGTATTTAAGATGGAGGACATCGCGGAGGCTCATCGGTGTATGGAAGAAAGTGAGGTTGAAGGGAAGATTGTAGTAATTCCATAGCCTCATTGCTACCTCCGGATTTAGTAGCTTGTCCATATCTCTAATGGCCGTTCAATGTGATCTTGAAACGGACGAAGCAATTGGCCAGAAACCGACCAGAGTCAGAAGTGGTTGAAAAAGCACCATCCAACCTGAGCAGGGCTGACCATGTCAAGGCGTCTAACGGCGTTCAGCACGCGACTCCATTCGTCGTAGGTCGATAGCCACTGTGACACAACATCACGCCGTGTATCCCGGCATTCCGATAATCCTCGAACTCGGGCTGATTGCAAAGTAATGATATGAAGGTAGCATTGCAGCTGCTAAGCAATTATACACATTTTGCGATATTTTCCCGAGATGGTTGAGGGGCTGAGATCTGGAGCGGTCTCCGACGTGCACGGTGGTTCAGTGGGGTCCAAGTACTAAGTAGATTATAGTAAGGTAAGTTGGGAACACGGGCTCCGGTGTGCGTACTAGATGTCGAACCCGAGACTCGGGGGTGAAAGgaattaattaatcaatCCCACCGTGACGGTGTCCAGAGAATTGCCGGTTGCCACATCTTGGCTTAATAGCTGCAGATAAAGAAATTACCACCAGGGTATACCGCATGGGTtgcaaagaaagagaaaagatcCATGGATACAACTTGAACGGTATATGGCCAAGGCACATGACCCTGGACCAATCAGAGCGAGGGCACTTCACATACGGCAGCCGGTGAGCCATGACGTAATACTTCACCTGGGGTTCCCCGGATTCGGAATGAAGAAGTGGGGGAATCTTGGGAGAATACAAGATAAGGGAGATTCTTC
The sequence above is a segment of the Aspergillus flavus chromosome 4, complete sequence genome. Coding sequences within it:
- a CDS encoding putative DNA replication licensing factor Mcm5 (DNA replication licensing factor, MCM5 component) codes for the protein MDRRTPYTLSVLAPSTDGAEESRTQIQQRLRDFVLEFQLDNAFIYRDQLRQNVLVKQYYCDIDIAHLVSYNEELAYKLTTEPADIIPLFENALQQCTQRIVYPSQRDVVLPSHQLLLHSSAAHISIRDLNATNISHLVRIPGIVIGASTISSKATVVHIRCKNCDHSENIRVEGGFSGLSLPRRCGRQQQPGDAPGEQCPLDPYVVSHEKCQFVDQQVLKLQEAPDQVPVGELPRHVLVSADRYLANRVVPGSRCTVMGIFSIYQSKGAKKDGAPAIRNPYMRAVGISTDLDQTVKGSAIFSEEEEQEFLELSRRPDLYDALARSIAPSIYGNFDIKKAIVCLLMGGSKKILPDGMKLRGDINVMLLGDPGTAKSQLLKFTEKVSPIAIYTSGKGSSAAGLTASVQRDQATREFYLEGGAMVLADGGVVCIDEFDKMRDEDRVAIHEAMEQQTISIAKAGITTILNSRTSVLAAANPIFGRYDDLKTPGENIDFQTTILSRFDMIFIVRDDHDRNRDENIARHVMGVHMGGRGIEEQVEAEIPLDKMKRYISYCRTRCAPRLSPEAAEKLSSHFVSIRKQVHRAELDANARSSIPITVRQLEAIVRITESLAKLSLSPIATEAHVDEAIRLFLASTMDAITQGEGQGSKEMMEEVSKIEDELKRRLPIGWSTSLATLRREFVDGRGYTEQALNRALMVLQRRDTVRIRSGGSQVYRHGV
- a CDS encoding putative GARP complex component yields the protein MSSASPRKSIDSLASGASTPSLSQYSFNQLESPRVPPQRYPLRRGSTASSIASIGGILDSSNRHGSIAESGQNAISTLLQPPIVRTGLVPHTAVPSSGYKPPSSRDIPPVTLTNIPRVDAKVFDPYLSQVGSLYDVFQQAKESAGDQESQLARDGGKASPKPDDSEFLSSQWSTERRPSTLSLNSRASSPFDNRGRRRSSARGRGHGVTPLSTIPQIYFDDDFHLENPRIFDVVSEKSEVVTPPKTPGKDGRFENGAVVGPAPTGRKALATNAILQEKLSWYMDTVEIHLISSISTASKSFFTALGSLRELHSEAADSVKRIQVLRKDLQKIDREMALGGLKIVNLRRRRENVRLLADAVSQLQEVVQSVSRCEELVENGDIEEAADSLEEVERLMAGETVFGSPAGVDSHEHPRKAIDLRRLKALEGASDDLAQLRTRIGMGYESRFLNDLLGDLRQHVENVPLEVTLQRWGSSFQRQRGVQRSGVTVSPAYMTFDDQLRSRLHTQLTGLARAHHTTAAATSFKTAVLREMKSLIRKHMPSSSDDDNESMVSVSTHRSSQLSQQEKSSILARNLRALDAEDAYAMLARVYTGISESLRRLSVQVKVLLDLASGLGSNSVLKSPRSPHSPNLDSAAGFGASSQTAATIMAQDEILQVLDMSSLLGQAVDIAQSQVNKVLKVRSEQTSHLPKEEFLKYFTLNRLFADECEAISGRSGTALKTLVGNQIRDYIARFGDKQRHSIVEVMDADRWDARDFGETENTILSRILDASTKDIEAWVDASKIWLSQDKPEGNTLENTTNGSGKDKVRSAVVDEQKYILSESAVAMMRSIEEFQFLMANIPSMIQDIAPGLLESLKLFNSRSSQLILGAGATRSAGLKNITTKHLALSSQALSFIIALVPYIREFVRRHSPSSPLMGEFDKVKRLYQEHQSGIHEKLVDIMSGRSSVHVNAMKKIDWDASGSSTVNPYMETLAKETGTLHRVLSKHLPDMTVSMIMDPVFNSYREQWTKAFDEVTIHTENGKQRLQRDAEFFQSKLSKIDGFGDLGERLLELVKQKTPTAEAKEKGSNGANPSSSSDTSNGEKSPQA
- a CDS encoding putative zinc-binding oxidoreductase encodes the protein MSTMRAVVAHTAGSPDVLKVIQYPIPQPSSGQVRIKVKAFGLNRSEMFTRQGHSGSAVQFPRILGIEAVGIVDAAPGLEDKFPLGATVATAMGGMGRAFDGGYAEYTCVPAKQVQILKTKLPWDVLGALPEMLQTAWGSLIRSLTLRPKDRLLIRGGTSSVGLAAAAIAKKHGAFVASTTRKTEREALLRDFGVDEVWIDNGAISQQIAETSGQYFDKVLELVGTATLADSLRCVKKGGTVSMTGILGNVWHLENINPMELIPSESKLTAYSGGDEDFMRTPLKELLKMVEEGKLQVRVGRVFKMEDIAEAHRCMEESEVEGKIVVIP